The following proteins are encoded in a genomic region of Desulfuribacillus stibiiarsenatis:
- the trpB gene encoding tryptophan synthase subunit beta, whose amino-acid sequence MKRETGYYGEFGGSFVPEELQKALNHIEESFYKYKDDPEFIAELDYYNREYVGRPNPLYLAERLTEKLGGAKIYLKREELNHTGSHKINNVLGQTLLAKRMGAKRVIAETGAGQHGVATATACAMFGMECVIYMGEEDTKRQALNVFRMELLGAKVVPATSGSRTLKEAVDEALKDLMMNYENTYYMLGSAVGPHPYPMIVRYFQSIIGREARQQILEKEGKLPDVVMACVGGGSNAIGLFHPFVDDKEVKIIGVEPGGTGIEDGLHAAPLVAGSPGLIHGFKCYVVQDEQGNPKKTHSIAAGLDYPGVGPEHSFLKASERGEYVAVTDKEALDAFQQLSKLEGIIPALESSHAVAYAIKLAPQMSKDQTIIVNLSGRGDKDVQQVFEMLKNK is encoded by the coding sequence ATGAAAAGAGAAACTGGATATTACGGGGAGTTTGGTGGTAGCTTTGTACCTGAGGAACTTCAAAAAGCATTGAACCATATTGAAGAATCCTTCTACAAGTATAAAGACGATCCAGAATTTATTGCTGAACTTGATTACTACAATCGTGAATATGTTGGCCGTCCTAACCCGTTGTATCTCGCAGAGCGTTTAACGGAAAAGCTTGGTGGAGCAAAGATTTATTTAAAAAGAGAAGAACTAAACCATACTGGTTCACATAAAATCAATAACGTGCTAGGACAGACATTACTAGCGAAGAGAATGGGTGCTAAGCGCGTCATTGCAGAGACAGGTGCTGGCCAACATGGTGTTGCGACAGCAACGGCATGTGCCATGTTTGGTATGGAATGTGTCATATACATGGGAGAAGAGGATACGAAACGTCAAGCATTGAATGTGTTCCGTATGGAGTTGCTCGGCGCGAAAGTCGTACCGGCTACTTCTGGAAGCAGAACGTTGAAGGAAGCAGTAGATGAGGCGCTAAAGGATCTTATGATGAATTATGAGAATACCTATTATATGCTTGGATCTGCTGTTGGTCCGCATCCCTATCCGATGATTGTACGATACTTCCAATCGATTATTGGTCGTGAGGCACGTCAACAGATTCTTGAAAAAGAAGGCAAGCTACCAGATGTCGTTATGGCTTGTGTTGGTGGTGGCAGTAACGCTATAGGATTATTTCATCCGTTTGTAGACGATAAAGAAGTGAAAATCATTGGTGTTGAACCAGGTGGAACTGGAATTGAAGATGGACTCCATGCGGCACCATTAGTTGCTGGTTCGCCAGGTCTTATCCATGGTTTCAAATGCTATGTAGTACAAGACGAACAAGGCAATCCGAAAAAGACGCATTCAATAGCTGCAGGCCTAGATTATCCCGGTGTTGGTCCTGAACACAGCTTTTTAAAAGCATCGGAACGTGGGGAATACGTGGCAGTAACGGATAAAGAAGCTCTTGATGCGTTTCAACAGTTATCGAAATTAGAAGGTATCATCCCTGCCTTAGAAAGTTCCCACGCAGTAGCGTACGCTATAAAATTAGCGCCACAAATGTCAAAAGACCAAACGATAATTGTGAATCTTTCTGGTCGTGGAGATAAAGACGTACAGCAAGTTTTTGAAATGCTTAAGAACAAGTAA
- a CDS encoding flagellar motor protein MotB, translated as MGKRKQASGGAPAWMVTFSDLVTLLLCFFILLFAFSTIDVVKFKAISDSFRKKSIVEGGVNIISPDPPLHANTNVPLDEDKHSKDEEQKQDEVAALQEQQLDTLYEAIKQYLEENKLETVISASRDDKGVTLEIRDRVLFDSGRADIKPEGIPFLARVGQLIQNMPNPIEIEGHTDNRPISTAQFPSNWELSAARSTKVVRYFITQHQMAPDRFTALGFAEFKPIASNVTADDRALNRRVVIIVGKLTDEELLSQSRN; from the coding sequence GTGGGTAAGCGTAAACAGGCGTCTGGTGGAGCACCCGCATGGATGGTTACTTTTTCTGACTTAGTAACATTGTTATTGTGCTTTTTCATCCTATTGTTCGCATTCTCTACGATTGATGTAGTTAAATTTAAAGCGATTTCTGATTCGTTCCGGAAGAAGAGTATTGTTGAAGGTGGGGTTAACATCATTTCTCCTGACCCACCACTGCACGCGAATACGAATGTGCCACTAGATGAGGATAAACATAGTAAAGATGAGGAACAAAAGCAAGACGAGGTTGCAGCACTTCAAGAACAACAACTAGATACGTTATATGAAGCCATTAAACAGTATCTAGAAGAGAATAAATTAGAAACCGTTATTTCTGCTAGTCGCGATGATAAAGGTGTAACTCTTGAAATTCGTGATCGTGTATTGTTTGATTCGGGACGGGCGGACATTAAGCCAGAAGGTATACCATTCCTCGCTCGTGTCGGACAGCTGATTCAGAATATGCCAAATCCTATTGAAATCGAAGGACATACAGACAACCGACCGATATCGACGGCACAGTTTCCTTCAAACTGGGAATTATCTGCTGCTCGTTCTACGAAAGTTGTTCGTTACTTCATCACACAGCATCAAATGGCCCCTGACCGTTTCACAGCGTTAGGGTTTGCAGAATTTAAGCCGATTGCATCCAATGTTACGGCCGATGATCGTGCTTTGAACCGAAGAGTTGTTATTATTGTTGGGAAGTTAACTGATGAAGAACTATTAAGTCAAAGTAGGAATTAA
- a CDS encoding MotA/TolQ/ExbB proton channel family protein has translation MGKFDVLTAGGMFAGITILAIAMFMGADYQFSGIMAFVSASSLFIVVGGLFCALAINFTMKEMKGLIGIMKQAFYEKDFEIIGLIQTFANLASKARREGLLALEQEADELADPFIKKGVMLAVDGTEPELIKEIMQAEVIAVEERHQKGINILVKGGEMAPAFGMLGTIIGLVLMLGNLENPDTIGPKMAIALITTFYGSLIANLVFIPLAGKLTNKSEREIFIRQIAIEGVLGVQSGQNPKILEEKLKAFLSTAEREIYDKKDEQGEDDRG, from the coding sequence ATGGGCAAATTTGATGTACTAACTGCTGGTGGGATGTTTGCAGGAATAACGATCTTAGCTATTGCGATGTTTATGGGAGCAGACTATCAGTTTTCTGGAATAATGGCATTCGTCAGTGCATCATCACTTTTTATCGTTGTTGGTGGTTTATTTTGTGCATTAGCAATAAACTTTACCATGAAAGAAATGAAAGGCCTTATAGGTATTATGAAACAGGCTTTCTACGAAAAGGATTTTGAAATTATTGGATTAATTCAAACGTTTGCTAATTTAGCGTCAAAAGCACGCCGTGAGGGATTACTTGCATTAGAGCAAGAAGCAGATGAGCTTGCAGATCCTTTTATAAAAAAAGGGGTTATGCTAGCCGTTGACGGTACTGAGCCAGAACTAATTAAAGAAATTATGCAGGCGGAAGTCATTGCTGTTGAAGAACGTCACCAAAAAGGTATTAATATATTAGTAAAAGGAGGAGAAATGGCTCCTGCCTTCGGTATGTTAGGTACAATTATTGGACTAGTTCTCATGCTTGGTAACCTTGAGAACCCTGATACAATTGGTCCGAAAATGGCGATTGCACTCATTACGACTTTTTATGGTTCCTTAATTGCAAACTTAGTATTCATACCATTAGCGGGCAAGCTTACGAATAAAAGTGAGCGTGAAATATTTATTCGACAAATTGCAATCGAGGGTGTTCTAGGTGTTCAATCTGGACAAAACCCTAAAATCTTAGAGGAGAAATTAAAAGCTTTCTTATCTACTGCAGAGCGAGAAATCTACGATAAGAAAGACGAGCAAGGGGAAGATGACCGTGGGTAA